A part of Antechinus flavipes isolate AdamAnt ecotype Samford, QLD, Australia chromosome 6, AdamAnt_v2, whole genome shotgun sequence genomic DNA contains:
- the TMEM150C gene encoding transmembrane protein 150C isoform X4 has protein sequence MDGKKCSVWMFLPLVFTLFTSAGLWIVYFIAVEDNKIFSLNAPERKPGQKHAPYISIAGDEPPASCVFSQVMNMAAFLALVVAVLRFIQLKPKVLNPWLNVSGLVALCLASFGMTLLGNFQLTNDEEIHNVGTSLTFGFGTLACWIQAALTLKVNIKNEGRKIGIPRVILAASITLCVVLYFILMAQEIHMYAARIQWGLVMCFLCYFGTFAVEFRHYRYEIVCSEYQENFLSFSESLSEASEYQTDQV, from the exons ATGGATGGGAAGAAATGCAGTGTGTGGATGTTTTTACCCCTTGTTTTTACCTTGTTTACTTCAGCTGGACTATGGATAGT ATACTTCATAGCTGTGGAAGataacaaaattttctctttaaatgcACCTGAAAG GAAACCTGGTCAGAAACATGCACCCTATATAAG tattgcaGGTGATGAACCTCCTGCAAGTTGTGTGTTCAGTCAAGTGATGAACATGGCAGCATTTCTTG ccCTTGTGGTAGCAGTTCTTCGTTTCATACAGTTGAAACCCAAAGTTTTAAACCCATGGCTGAACGTGAGTGGCTTGGTGGCCCTGTGCCTGGCTTCCTTTGGAATGACATTACTGGGTAATTTTCAG CTCACCAACGATGAAGAAATCCATAATGTGGGCACTTCCCTAACTTTTGGATTTGGTACATTGGCGTGTTGGATCCAGGCTGCTCTGACGCTCAAAGTCAACATCAAGAATGAGGGTCGGAAGATTGGGATTCCAAGGGTGATACTAGCAGCATCTATTACTCTCTGTGTGGTCCTCT attTCATTCTCATGGCCCAAGAAATCCACATGTATGCAGCCCGGATTCAGTGGGGCCTTGTGATGTGCTTCCTGTGTTACTTTGGCACCTTTGCCGTGGAGTTCCGACACTACCGTTATGAGATTGTTTGCTCCGAGTACCAAGAGAATTTCCTGAGTTTCTCTGAAAGCCTATCAGAAGCATCTGAGTATCAAACCGACCAAGTGTAA
- the TMEM150C gene encoding transmembrane protein 150C isoform X2, with protein MTPTSATRYICGAGMDGKKCSVWMFLPLVFTLFTSAGLWIVYFIAVEDNKIFSLNAPERKPGQKHAPYISIAGDEPPASCVFSQVMNMAAFLALVVAVLRFIQLKPKVLNPWLNVSGLVALCLASFGMTLLGNFQLTNDEEIHNVGTSLTFGFGTLACWIQAALTLKVNIKNEGRKIGIPRVILAASITLCVVLYFILMAQEIHMYAARIQWGLVMCFLCYFGTFAVEFRHYRYEIVCSEYQENFLSFSESLSEASEYQTDQV; from the exons TGGAGCAGGCATGGATGGGAAGAAATGCAGTGTGTGGATGTTTTTACCCCTTGTTTTTACCTTGTTTACTTCAGCTGGACTATGGATAGT ATACTTCATAGCTGTGGAAGataacaaaattttctctttaaatgcACCTGAAAG GAAACCTGGTCAGAAACATGCACCCTATATAAG tattgcaGGTGATGAACCTCCTGCAAGTTGTGTGTTCAGTCAAGTGATGAACATGGCAGCATTTCTTG ccCTTGTGGTAGCAGTTCTTCGTTTCATACAGTTGAAACCCAAAGTTTTAAACCCATGGCTGAACGTGAGTGGCTTGGTGGCCCTGTGCCTGGCTTCCTTTGGAATGACATTACTGGGTAATTTTCAG CTCACCAACGATGAAGAAATCCATAATGTGGGCACTTCCCTAACTTTTGGATTTGGTACATTGGCGTGTTGGATCCAGGCTGCTCTGACGCTCAAAGTCAACATCAAGAATGAGGGTCGGAAGATTGGGATTCCAAGGGTGATACTAGCAGCATCTATTACTCTCTGTGTGGTCCTCT attTCATTCTCATGGCCCAAGAAATCCACATGTATGCAGCCCGGATTCAGTGGGGCCTTGTGATGTGCTTCCTGTGTTACTTTGGCACCTTTGCCGTGGAGTTCCGACACTACCGTTATGAGATTGTTTGCTCCGAGTACCAAGAGAATTTCCTGAGTTTCTCTGAAAGCCTATCAGAAGCATCTGAGTATCAAACCGACCAAGTGTAA
- the TMEM150C gene encoding transmembrane protein 150C isoform X3, producing the protein MLGAGMDGKKCSVWMFLPLVFTLFTSAGLWIVYFIAVEDNKIFSLNAPERKPGQKHAPYISIAGDEPPASCVFSQVMNMAAFLALVVAVLRFIQLKPKVLNPWLNVSGLVALCLASFGMTLLGNFQLTNDEEIHNVGTSLTFGFGTLACWIQAALTLKVNIKNEGRKIGIPRVILAASITLCVVLYFILMAQEIHMYAARIQWGLVMCFLCYFGTFAVEFRHYRYEIVCSEYQENFLSFSESLSEASEYQTDQV; encoded by the exons TGGAGCAGGCATGGATGGGAAGAAATGCAGTGTGTGGATGTTTTTACCCCTTGTTTTTACCTTGTTTACTTCAGCTGGACTATGGATAGT ATACTTCATAGCTGTGGAAGataacaaaattttctctttaaatgcACCTGAAAG GAAACCTGGTCAGAAACATGCACCCTATATAAG tattgcaGGTGATGAACCTCCTGCAAGTTGTGTGTTCAGTCAAGTGATGAACATGGCAGCATTTCTTG ccCTTGTGGTAGCAGTTCTTCGTTTCATACAGTTGAAACCCAAAGTTTTAAACCCATGGCTGAACGTGAGTGGCTTGGTGGCCCTGTGCCTGGCTTCCTTTGGAATGACATTACTGGGTAATTTTCAG CTCACCAACGATGAAGAAATCCATAATGTGGGCACTTCCCTAACTTTTGGATTTGGTACATTGGCGTGTTGGATCCAGGCTGCTCTGACGCTCAAAGTCAACATCAAGAATGAGGGTCGGAAGATTGGGATTCCAAGGGTGATACTAGCAGCATCTATTACTCTCTGTGTGGTCCTCT attTCATTCTCATGGCCCAAGAAATCCACATGTATGCAGCCCGGATTCAGTGGGGCCTTGTGATGTGCTTCCTGTGTTACTTTGGCACCTTTGCCGTGGAGTTCCGACACTACCGTTATGAGATTGTTTGCTCCGAGTACCAAGAGAATTTCCTGAGTTTCTCTGAAAGCCTATCAGAAGCATCTGAGTATCAAACCGACCAAGTGTAA